The Solibacillus sp. FSL R7-0668 genome includes the window TTCCGAATGGAGCTGAAGTAATTGACGGAAAAGGTCACTTTGCTTCACCAGGCTTTGTCGATGTGCATACGCATTTACGTGAGCCGGGCTTTGAGCATAAGGAAACGATTGCAACAGGGACCGCTTCCGCAGCAAAGGGTGGCTTTACTACAATCTGCGCGATGCCAAATACGAAACCTGTACCAGATTCAATCGAAAACATGCAACTAATTAATGGACTCATTAAAGACAGCGCGGTTATTCGCGTATTACCATATGGCTCGCTAACTAAGGATATTTCAGGAGAAGTGCGCACAGATATGGCAGAGCTAAAAGCAAATGGTGCAGTAGCATTCTCAGATGATGGGGTTGGTATTCAGCTTGCGTCAACAATGTATGAGCAAATGCAACAAGCGGCAAAACTAGACGCAGTAGTTGTCGCGCACTGTGAAGATAACTCATTAATTTATGATGGCGTCATGCATGAAGGGACGCGTAATAAAGAGCTGGGCTTACCAGGGATTCCATCAATCTGTGAATCTGTGCAAATCGCACGTGACGTTTTATTAGCAGAGGCAGCAGGTGCTCGCTACCATGTCTGTCACGTATCAACAAAAGAATCGGTTCGTGCGGTGCGTGATGCCAAGGCAGCCGGTATTAAAGTGACAGCTGAGGTTTGTCCACACCATTTATTATTAGAAGAAATGGATATTCCATCAGATGATGCAAACTGGAAAATGAACCCACCATTACGTGCACTAGATGATAAAGATTCATTACACGCAGCATTATTAGACGGAACAATTGACTGCATCGCAACAGATCATGCACCACATACAGTAGAAGAAAAATGCTGTGGCATGGTGGGCGCACCATTCGGTATTGTTGGCTTTGAAACGGCCTTCCCATTACTATATACAAGCTTTGTAGAAACAGGGAAGTGGACATTAAAGCAATTAGTGGATTGGATGAGTGTGAAGGCAGCTGAAATTTTTGACTTACCCTATGGTACATTAGCAGAAGGCGCTTCAGCGGACATCGTATTAATCGACCTTGAAAAAGAACAAACAGTTGATGCAGAAGGCTTCGTATCAAAAGGACGCAACACACCATTCAACGGTTGGGTAGCAAAAGGCTGGCCAGTAGTAACGATTTTTGAAGGCAACATCGTATATCAGGAGGCGGAATAATGAAGAAGCGTTTATTAATTTTAGAAGACGGTACTGTATTTACAGGAACAGCATTTGGTAGCGACGAGGCGAGCCAAGGGGAAGTAGTATTCACAACAGGTATGACAGGATATCAAGAAACATTGTCTGACCCTTCTTTCTATGGTCAAATCGTAACATTAACATACCCATTAATCGGGAACTACGGGATTAACCGTGACGATTTTGAAGCGATTGCACCAGCGATTCGTGGCTTCGTAGTTCGTGAATTAGCAGATCAACCTTCGAACTGGCGCTCAGATATGACATTAAACGAATATTTAACATCACAAAATATTCCGGGTATCGAGGGCATTGACACGCGTAAATTAACACGTATTATCCGTGCAAAAGGTGCGGTGCGTGCAATTTTAACAGCAGCAGATGCAGAGGTAAATGTAGATCAAATCGTAGCAGAGCTTCAAGATACGCCTTTCATTACACATCATGTGCGTGAAGTATCTCCAAAAGCAGCATACCCATCACCAGGTCGCGGTAAGCGTGTTGTACTACTAGACTTCGGTATGAAGCACGGAATTTTACGCGAATTAAACAAGCGTGATTGTGACGTAATCGTTGTACCTTACAACACAACAGCAGATCAAATTTTAGCGTTGCATCCAGATGGCATTATGCTTTCAAACGGGCCAGGGAACCCAATGGACGTAACAGAAGGAATTGAAACGATTAAAGGATTAGTCGGAAAAGTACCGATGTTCGGTATTTGCTTAGGCCACCAATTGTTCTCATTAGCTTGTGGTGCAAAATCATTCAAATTGCCATTCGGACACCGTGGCGGCAATCACCCTGTAAAGGATTTACGTACAGGTCGCACAGATTTAACATCGCAAAACCATGGCTATGCAATTGATATTGAATCATTAAAGGATACAGATTTAGAATTAACGCATGTCGCATTAAACGACGGAACATGTGAAGGGGTACGTCATAAAAAGTTCCCAATCTTCACAGTACAATACCATCCAGAAGCTTCACCTGGTCCAGAAGATTCAAATCACTTATTTGACGAGTTTATTGAAATGATGGAAAAAGAAGCAGCAAAGGAGAATCAACATGCCTAAACGTACAGATATAAATACAATTTTAGTAATCGGATCAGGTCCAATTGTTATCGGACAAGCCGCAGAGTTTGACTATGCAGGAACACAAGCATGTCTTTCATTAAAAGAGGAAGGCTACCGTGTTATTTTAATTAACTCAAACCCAGCGACAATTATGACAGATACAGAAATCGCGGATAAAGTATACATCGAGCCAATTTCTTTAGAATTCGTTTCACGTATTTTACGTAAAGAGCGCCCAGATGCTATCCTTTCTACATTAGGTGGTCAAACAGGCTTAAACATGGCAATCGAGCTGGATGAATCAGGTATTTTAGATGAGCTAGGCATCGAAATTTTAGGGACGAAGCTAGATGCAATTCATAAAGCGGAGGACCGTGATTTATTCCGTAACTTAATGTACGAATTAGGTGCACCAGTTCCTGAGTCTGACATCATTCACAATATGGAAGAAGCGAAAAACTTCGTTGCTAAAATCGGTTATCCAGTAATCGTACGTCCAGCATTCACGCTTGGTGGTACAGGCGGCGGTATTTGCTACAACGACCAAGACTTACAAGAAATCGTAACATCCGGCTTAAAATATTCACCAGTAACACAATGCTTACTTGAAAAATCAATTGCAGGCTTTAAAGAAATTGAGTATGAAGTAATGCGTGACGCAGCGGATAATGCCATCGTTGTTTGTAACATGGAAAACTTCGACCCAGTAGGTATTCACACAGGGGACTCCATCGTAGTAGCACCAACACAAACATTATCGGACCGTGAAAATCAAATGCTACGTAATATCTCACTAGATATTATCCGTGCATTAAAAATCGAGGGTGGCTGTAACGTACAATTAGCGTTAGACCCGTACTCATTCCAATACTATGTAATCGAAGTAAACCCACGTGTATCTCGTTCTTCAGCATTAGCGTCAAAAGCAACGGGTTACCCAATCGCAAAATTAGCGGCGAAAATTGCAGTCGGTTTAACATTAGATGAAATCAAAAACCCAGTGACAGGTTCAACATTCGCATGCTTCGAGCCAGCACTTGACTATATCGTAGCGAAAATTCCACGCTGGCCGTTCGATAAATTCGAATCAGCAAAGCGTAACTTAGGCACACAAATGAAGGCAACAGGTGAAGTAATGGCACTTGGCCGTACATTTGAAGAAGCGTTATTAAAGGCAGTTCGTTCATTAGAAACGGGTCATGTACACATCGAAATGAAGCATGCAGAAGATTTAACAGATGCGTGGATCGAAAAGCGTATTAAAAAAGCTGGTGATGAGCGCTTATTCTTCATCGGAGAAGCCCTACGTCGCGGCGTAACAGTAGAGCAAATTCATGAATGGTCAGCAATCGACTTATTCTTCTTAACAAAATTAAAGAAAATCGTCGATATGGAAACGACTTTAACAGAAAACAAAGGCAACAAAGACGTATTACGCACAGCAAAACGTTTAGGTTTTGCTGATAAAAAAGTAGCACAGCTTTGGGAAATGACAGAAGCAGAAGTATACGCATTCCGTAAAGAAAACGGCATTATCCCAGTGTACAAAATGGTCGATACATGTGCAGCAGAATTCGAATCAAACACACCATACTTCTATGGTACATACGAAGAGGAAAATGAATCAATCAAAACAGACAAACCATCTGTTGTTGTACTAGGTTCAGGTCCAATCCGTATCGGACAAGGGGTAGAGTTCGACTATGCAACAGTACACTCTGTATGGGCAATACAAGAGGCAGGCTATGAAGCAATTATTATTAACTCAAATCCAGAAACAGTATCTACAGACTTCTCGATTTCAGATAAGTTATACTTCGAGCCATTAACAATTGAAGACGTCATGCACATTATCGATTTAGAGCAACCAATCGGTGTCGTAGTCCAATTTGGTGGTCAAACAGCGATTAACTTAGCAGATAAACTAGAAGCAAATGGCGTGAAAATTTTAGGGACATCTTTAGAAGATATCGATCGTGCAGAAAACCGCGACAAATTCGAAGCAGCATTACAGCAATTAGAGATTCCACAACCACCAGGAGATACAGCGACTTCAGTACAAGGTGCCGTTGCCATTGCTGAAAAATTAGGCTTCCCAGTATTAGTTCGCCCATCTTATGTACTAGGTGGACGTGCGATGGAAATTGTCTATAATATGGATGAATTAGTGCACTATATGGAGCACGCAGTAGAAGCATCTCCAGATCACCCGGTACTAGTTGACCGCTATTTAACTGGACAAGAAATCGAAGTAGATGCGATCTGTGATGGTGAAAACGTGTTAATCCCAGGTATTATGGAACACGTAGAACGCGCAGGGGTTCACTCAGGTGACTCAATCTCTGTCTACCCACCACAAAAATTAACGGATGCACAAAAAGAAACACTTGTTGACTACACAACACGTTTAGCAAAAGGCCTTGGCATTATCGGCTTAATGAACATCCAATATGTAATGAGCGAGGGCAATATTTACGTGATCGAAGTCAACCCACGATCTTCACGTACAGTACCGTTCTTAAGTAAAATTACGAATATCCCAATGGCCAACATCGCAACAAAAGCGATTTTAGGACAATCGATCTTAGAGCAAGGATACCAAGCTGGTTTAGCGCCTGAAAAACAAGGTGTATTCGTAAAAGTACCTGTATTCTCATTTGCAAAATTACGTCGCGTAGACATTACATTAGGGCCTGAAATGAAATCTACAGGTGAGGTAATGGGGAAAGATGCGACTTACGAAAAAGCGTTATATAAAGGCTTCGTAGCTGCAGGTATGGAAATTAAAACACATGGCACAATCCTGTTCACAGTATCTGACAAAGATAAAGAAGAAGCAGTAAGCCTAGCAAAACGCTTCTCTACAGTTGGTTACCGTATTGTTGCAACAGAAGGTACGGCAAAACTATTTGAAGCAAACGGTGTGAAAACAGATGTTGT containing:
- a CDS encoding carbamoyl phosphate synthase small subunit, producing MKKRLLILEDGTVFTGTAFGSDEASQGEVVFTTGMTGYQETLSDPSFYGQIVTLTYPLIGNYGINRDDFEAIAPAIRGFVVRELADQPSNWRSDMTLNEYLTSQNIPGIEGIDTRKLTRIIRAKGAVRAILTAADAEVNVDQIVAELQDTPFITHHVREVSPKAAYPSPGRGKRVVLLDFGMKHGILRELNKRDCDVIVVPYNTTADQILALHPDGIMLSNGPGNPMDVTEGIETIKGLVGKVPMFGICLGHQLFSLACGAKSFKLPFGHRGGNHPVKDLRTGRTDLTSQNHGYAIDIESLKDTDLELTHVALNDGTCEGVRHKKFPIFTVQYHPEASPGPEDSNHLFDEFIEMMEKEAAKENQHA
- the carB gene encoding carbamoyl-phosphate synthase large subunit — encoded protein: MPKRTDINTILVIGSGPIVIGQAAEFDYAGTQACLSLKEEGYRVILINSNPATIMTDTEIADKVYIEPISLEFVSRILRKERPDAILSTLGGQTGLNMAIELDESGILDELGIEILGTKLDAIHKAEDRDLFRNLMYELGAPVPESDIIHNMEEAKNFVAKIGYPVIVRPAFTLGGTGGGICYNDQDLQEIVTSGLKYSPVTQCLLEKSIAGFKEIEYEVMRDAADNAIVVCNMENFDPVGIHTGDSIVVAPTQTLSDRENQMLRNISLDIIRALKIEGGCNVQLALDPYSFQYYVIEVNPRVSRSSALASKATGYPIAKLAAKIAVGLTLDEIKNPVTGSTFACFEPALDYIVAKIPRWPFDKFESAKRNLGTQMKATGEVMALGRTFEEALLKAVRSLETGHVHIEMKHAEDLTDAWIEKRIKKAGDERLFFIGEALRRGVTVEQIHEWSAIDLFFLTKLKKIVDMETTLTENKGNKDVLRTAKRLGFADKKVAQLWEMTEAEVYAFRKENGIIPVYKMVDTCAAEFESNTPYFYGTYEEENESIKTDKPSVVVLGSGPIRIGQGVEFDYATVHSVWAIQEAGYEAIIINSNPETVSTDFSISDKLYFEPLTIEDVMHIIDLEQPIGVVVQFGGQTAINLADKLEANGVKILGTSLEDIDRAENRDKFEAALQQLEIPQPPGDTATSVQGAVAIAEKLGFPVLVRPSYVLGGRAMEIVYNMDELVHYMEHAVEASPDHPVLVDRYLTGQEIEVDAICDGENVLIPGIMEHVERAGVHSGDSISVYPPQKLTDAQKETLVDYTTRLAKGLGIIGLMNIQYVMSEGNIYVIEVNPRSSRTVPFLSKITNIPMANIATKAILGQSILEQGYQAGLAPEKQGVFVKVPVFSFAKLRRVDITLGPEMKSTGEVMGKDATYEKALYKGFVAAGMEIKTHGTILFTVSDKDKEEAVSLAKRFSTVGYRIVATEGTAKLFEANGVKTDVVDKIGGKGKTLLDMIQNGEAQFVVNTLTKGKQPARDGFRIRRESVENGVPCLTSLDTAEAMLRVIESMTFTAEEMPKAEVVH
- a CDS encoding dihydroorotase, whose protein sequence is MTTVLQNVKLLNEQGELVVSSIIMENGKIVSIGGDIPNGAEVIDGKGHFASPGFVDVHTHLREPGFEHKETIATGTASAAKGGFTTICAMPNTKPVPDSIENMQLINGLIKDSAVIRVLPYGSLTKDISGEVRTDMAELKANGAVAFSDDGVGIQLASTMYEQMQQAAKLDAVVVAHCEDNSLIYDGVMHEGTRNKELGLPGIPSICESVQIARDVLLAEAAGARYHVCHVSTKESVRAVRDAKAAGIKVTAEVCPHHLLLEEMDIPSDDANWKMNPPLRALDDKDSLHAALLDGTIDCIATDHAPHTVEEKCCGMVGAPFGIVGFETAFPLLYTSFVETGKWTLKQLVDWMSVKAAEIFDLPYGTLAEGASADIVLIDLEKEQTVDAEGFVSKGRNTPFNGWVAKGWPVVTIFEGNIVYQEAE